From a single Kitasatospora sp. NBC_00458 genomic region:
- a CDS encoding LysR family transcriptional regulator has protein sequence MRAAARRAAGHAEHVDDFDMRHLRYFLTVVRAGTVSAAAQELRISQPSLSQQIKRLESRVGAPLFIRSSRGVELTASGRAFLREIQSIPGQLRSAIAAAAPTPRVWPVGVCGGVPTEVLAEVQSGLAGEHPDGPGRTGAELRMRHVGAADQPELLHHGELAFGIVRLPVTTPGLVGAVVWDEPLGVVMRPDHELAARPTLTWDDLATQRLLWYVEGCAPGYAETVPAQLSALGWRAELHPVDDQQALFVHTLQTAGDLVALRPRLAVQGEAQLHWRPLPTSAPPRERLAVTAPAGGRAARLLAQAAARRGWPYLA, from the coding sequence ATGCGGGCTGCCGCCCGGCGCGCGGCGGGCCACGCCGAGCACGTCGACGACTTCGACATGCGACACCTTCGCTATTTCCTCACCGTGGTCCGGGCGGGAACCGTCTCGGCGGCCGCCCAGGAACTGCGGATATCCCAGCCGAGCCTCAGCCAGCAGATCAAGAGACTGGAAAGCAGGGTCGGTGCACCGCTATTCATCCGGAGTTCACGCGGCGTCGAGCTGACGGCGAGCGGCCGGGCTTTCCTGCGGGAAATCCAGTCCATTCCCGGACAGCTCCGGTCGGCGATCGCGGCGGCCGCGCCGACGCCCCGGGTCTGGCCGGTCGGGGTCTGCGGCGGAGTACCGACCGAGGTCCTTGCCGAGGTGCAGAGCGGACTGGCCGGGGAGCACCCCGACGGGCCCGGCCGGACCGGCGCCGAGCTGCGCATGCGGCACGTCGGCGCGGCGGACCAGCCGGAGCTCCTGCACCACGGCGAGCTGGCGTTCGGGATCGTCCGGCTCCCCGTCACCACGCCCGGGCTGGTCGGCGCGGTGGTCTGGGACGAGCCGCTCGGCGTGGTCATGCGCCCCGACCACGAGCTGGCCGCCCGACCCACTCTGACCTGGGACGACCTCGCCACCCAGCGGCTGCTCTGGTACGTCGAGGGGTGCGCGCCGGGGTACGCCGAGACGGTCCCGGCCCAGCTCTCCGCGCTCGGCTGGCGGGCCGAACTGCATCCCGTCGACGACCAGCAGGCGCTCTTCGTGCACACCCTGCAGACCGCCGGCGACCTGGTGGCGCTGCGCCCGAGGCTCGCGGTGCAGGGAGAGGCGCAGCTCCACTGGCGCCCGCTGCCCACCAGCGCGCCGCCGCGTGAACGGCTGGCGGTCACCGCGCCGGCCGGCGGCCGGGCGGCCCGGCTGCTCGCCCAGGCCGCCGCCCGGAGAGGCTGGCCGTACCTCGCCTGA
- a CDS encoding NAD(P)H-dependent flavin oxidoreductase: MISTKLTELLGIDHPIVSAPMGGVSGGRLAAAVTRAGGLGLVGVSYGDAAFIDEHLPQAAEAGGVWGAGCVMFTFDERPGLWDKVLGYAPPVIALSFGDADQVGRYVSSAAERGARVVVQVHDTEQALVALQAGASVLVVQGAEAGGHHKTQATLPLVPAVLDLVRGAVPVVAAGGFADGRGLAAALALGADGVMMGTRFALTVESIATAGFKTSLTAAGTTDTVDTRSFDVVRGIPWDEVYRARSVSNAFTREWTGRDEDLAARRAEVEPAWAAAVARDDVSQRALFAGEVLDLVKDVRPAAAIVEDTVAEAETVLRDLAARIGR; encoded by the coding sequence GTGATCTCGACCAAGTTGACAGAATTGCTGGGAATCGACCATCCGATCGTCAGCGCGCCGATGGGCGGCGTCTCCGGCGGGCGACTGGCCGCCGCCGTCACCCGGGCCGGAGGCCTGGGCCTCGTCGGCGTCAGCTACGGCGACGCCGCGTTCATCGACGAGCACCTGCCGCAGGCCGCCGAGGCCGGCGGCGTCTGGGGCGCCGGCTGCGTGATGTTCACCTTCGACGAGCGCCCCGGCCTCTGGGACAAGGTGCTCGGCTACGCGCCGCCCGTCATCGCCCTCTCCTTCGGCGACGCCGACCAGGTGGGCCGCTACGTGTCCTCGGCCGCCGAGCGCGGCGCCCGGGTGGTGGTGCAGGTGCACGACACCGAGCAGGCCCTGGTGGCCCTGCAGGCCGGCGCGTCGGTGCTGGTCGTCCAGGGCGCCGAGGCCGGCGGCCACCACAAGACCCAGGCCACCCTCCCGCTGGTCCCCGCCGTGCTCGACCTCGTCCGGGGCGCCGTCCCGGTGGTCGCGGCGGGCGGCTTCGCGGACGGCCGCGGGCTGGCCGCGGCGCTGGCCCTCGGCGCCGACGGCGTGATGATGGGCACCCGCTTCGCGCTCACCGTGGAGTCGATCGCGACCGCCGGCTTCAAGACCTCGCTGACCGCCGCCGGCACCACCGACACCGTCGACACCCGGTCCTTCGACGTGGTCCGCGGCATCCCCTGGGACGAGGTCTACCGGGCCCGCTCGGTGAGCAACGCCTTCACCCGCGAGTGGACCGGCCGCGACGAGGACCTCGCCGCGCGGCGCGCCGAGGTCGAGCCCGCGTGGGCGGCCGCGGTCGCCCGCGACGACGTCAGCCAGCGCGCCCTGTTCGCGGGCGAGGTCCTCGACCTGGTCAAGGACGTCCGCCCGGCCGCCGCGATCGTCGAGGACACCGTCGCCGAGGCGGAGACCGTCCTGCGCGACCTGGCGGCGCGCATCGGCCGCTGA
- a CDS encoding YciI family protein — protein sequence MIHVLTLTYLKPRETVTAHLPEHKAWLRDHADRGRILLSGPRPDGGAVIVTADLDEATVTELIESDPWHTLGIASYERTPFTAGFASPGVVTAPEPGDGVLLINVATTENAPATVAALAEAVAHVAATAEGFRGSRLLTSVEGDAVVNLAAWSDEKSFDAIFDDAEFTRRYQEFATTTTGAKYRLYRTSRVITPNR from the coding sequence GTGATCCACGTCCTCACGCTCACCTACCTGAAGCCCCGTGAGACCGTCACCGCCCACCTGCCCGAGCACAAGGCCTGGCTGCGCGACCACGCGGACCGCGGCCGCATCCTGCTCAGCGGCCCCCGGCCGGACGGCGGCGCCGTCATCGTCACCGCCGACCTCGACGAAGCCACCGTCACCGAGCTGATCGAGAGCGACCCCTGGCACACGCTCGGCATCGCCTCCTACGAGCGGACCCCGTTCACCGCCGGCTTCGCCAGCCCCGGCGTGGTCACCGCCCCCGAGCCGGGCGACGGCGTGCTGCTGATCAACGTGGCCACCACCGAGAACGCGCCCGCCACCGTGGCCGCCCTCGCCGAGGCCGTCGCGCACGTCGCCGCCACCGCCGAGGGCTTCCGCGGCTCCCGCCTGCTGACCAGCGTCGAGGGCGACGCCGTGGTCAACCTCGCGGCCTGGTCCGACGAGAAGAGCTTCGACGCGATCTTCGACGACGCCGAGTTCACCCGCCGGTACCAGGAGTTCGCGACCACCACGACGGGCGCCAAGTACCGCCTGTACCGGACCAGCCGGGTCATCACCCCCAACCGCTGA
- a CDS encoding TetR/AcrR family transcriptional regulator — MIKQERARRTREKVLDAAAEEFSAQGYSRATLNAVAQRTGMTKGALYGHFASKRVLAGALLLQSRKVWEEMRLARDVPGAGAGAVLESLVLDLAHRLKEDVRLRAALRLATDCPNLAQMVPGIFEDVQRGLVDLIRRAQGEGSMAPRPPELVAQLLLAVMHGAPHVPFGSPGACGSPGAYEAAWRVLLESLAGGAVGSGGPGGPGGLGGPGGLGGPGGLGDAVASGGGAHEGATHGGAGYGGAGHGRTAVGRGPEDGPPDGGRPDPEMCGLCPDPRAV; from the coding sequence ATGATCAAACAGGAGCGAGCACGGCGAACGCGGGAGAAGGTGCTGGACGCCGCCGCCGAGGAGTTCTCCGCCCAGGGGTACAGCAGGGCCACGCTCAACGCGGTGGCGCAGCGGACCGGGATGACCAAGGGGGCCCTGTACGGGCACTTCGCCTCCAAGCGGGTGCTGGCGGGGGCGCTGCTGCTGCAGTCCCGCAAGGTCTGGGAGGAGATGCGGCTGGCCCGGGACGTCCCCGGCGCGGGGGCCGGCGCGGTCCTGGAATCGCTCGTCCTGGACCTGGCGCACCGGCTGAAGGAGGACGTCCGGCTGCGGGCCGCGCTGCGGCTGGCCACCGACTGCCCGAACCTGGCGCAGATGGTGCCGGGCATCTTCGAGGACGTGCAGCGCGGGCTGGTCGACCTGATCCGGCGGGCCCAGGGGGAGGGGAGCATGGCCCCCCGGCCGCCCGAACTGGTCGCCCAGCTCCTCCTGGCCGTGATGCACGGCGCGCCGCACGTGCCGTTCGGGTCGCCGGGGGCCTGCGGGTCCCCCGGCGCCTACGAGGCGGCGTGGCGGGTGCTGCTGGAGTCGCTGGCCGGCGGGGCGGTGGGGTCCGGCGGCCCCGGCGGACCCGGTGGCCTCGGTGGACCCGGTGGCCTCGGTGGACCCGGTGGCCTCGGTGACGCGGTCGCCAGCGGAGGGGGCGCGCACGAGGGGGCCACGCACGGAGGCGCCGGGTACGGAGGCGCCGGGCACGGCCGGACCGCGGTCGGCCGGGGCCCGGAGGACGGGCCCCCGGACGGCGGGCGCCCGGACCCGGAGATGTGCGGCCTGTGCCCGGATCCACGGGCCGTATGA
- a CDS encoding HAD family hydrolase has protein sequence MNGPAPAPIAFFDVDETLIAAKGMLAFWDHWTADPARAAHAHAHANGPSHGSSYGSSYRPSHGHPHDPSYRPSHGPRGEAPGAAPPAAVDLRAAMAAGVPREELNRMYYRRFAGVPAAALRSSARRWYDGYRRGAEAFVTAGLDAVARHRDLGHAVVLVSGSLRPLLEAVAEDLGADGVCCAEQTVSAGGVLTGEVDRPMIGRAKADAVVALLRARGVRPADCFAYGDHESDLAMLRSVGRPVVVNGSPGLVAEAVRAGWPVLDGRRGPRLPERPAARTAVGHRSVSV, from the coding sequence GTGAACGGCCCGGCGCCCGCCCCGATCGCCTTCTTCGACGTCGACGAGACGCTGATCGCGGCCAAGGGGATGCTCGCGTTCTGGGACCACTGGACGGCGGACCCCGCCAGGGCGGCGCACGCCCACGCGCACGCGAACGGCCCCTCGCACGGGTCCTCGTACGGGTCCTCGTACCGGCCTTCGCACGGCCACCCGCACGACCCCTCGTACCGGCCTTCGCACGGGCCGCGGGGCGAGGCGCCCGGGGCGGCTCCGCCCGCCGCCGTCGACCTCCGGGCCGCGATGGCGGCCGGCGTCCCCCGCGAGGAGCTGAACCGGATGTACTACCGCCGGTTCGCCGGTGTGCCCGCCGCCGCGCTGCGGTCCTCGGCGCGCCGGTGGTACGACGGGTACCGCCGCGGCGCGGAGGCGTTCGTCACGGCGGGCCTCGACGCGGTGGCCCGCCACCGGGACCTCGGGCACGCGGTGGTGCTGGTGTCCGGCTCGCTGCGGCCGCTGCTGGAGGCGGTCGCCGAGGACCTGGGCGCCGACGGCGTGTGCTGCGCCGAGCAGACGGTGTCGGCCGGGGGAGTGCTGACCGGGGAGGTGGACCGACCGATGATCGGCCGGGCCAAGGCCGACGCGGTGGTGGCGCTGCTGCGGGCGCGGGGCGTCCGGCCGGCGGACTGCTTCGCGTACGGCGACCACGAGAGCGACCTCGCGATGCTGCGGTCGGTCGGCCGCCCGGTGGTGGTGAACGGCTCGCCGGGGCTGGTCGCGGAGGCCGTGCGGGCCGGCTGGCCGGTGCTCGACGGACGTCGCGGACCGCGCCTGCCGGAGCGTCCGGCGGCCCGCACCGCGGTCGGGCACCGATCGGTTTCCGTCTGA
- a CDS encoding DUF6282 family protein, whose amino-acid sequence MDVHYHAGPDLYRRRLTVAGAGRAYAGIDGWVAVKSHLGSTAAAAWEAREEGLPVSGTVVLNDLAGGVRTRVVEQAVYAHGPDSPARLLVHLPTHIGPAHPSPLRRAPFHPLLDLERWRGPRILDGTGRLARPVREVLRAARDLPVVLATGHCDREETLRVADEAARLELPRLLLTHATHPMSGLTPADLAGLADLPGLYVELTALMLLLGHRDPGHLAELVRAHPRVVFSSDLGQPEQPVPAAWPDRNREWFRSAGLTTAEIGAVTRRNPAALLAP is encoded by the coding sequence GTGGACGTCCACTACCACGCCGGGCCGGACCTCTACCGGCGCCGGCTGACCGTCGCCGGGGCCGGGCGCGCCTACGCCGGGATCGACGGCTGGGTCGCGGTCAAGAGCCACCTGGGCTCCACCGCCGCCGCCGCGTGGGAGGCCCGCGAGGAGGGGCTGCCGGTCTCCGGCACGGTCGTCCTCAACGACCTCGCCGGCGGCGTCCGGACCCGGGTCGTCGAACAGGCCGTCTACGCCCACGGCCCCGACAGCCCGGCCCGGTTGCTCGTCCACCTGCCCACCCACATCGGCCCCGCCCATCCGTCCCCCCTCCGGCGCGCCCCCTTCCACCCGCTGCTCGACCTCGAACGGTGGCGCGGCCCGCGGATCCTCGACGGCACCGGCCGGCTCGCCCGGCCGGTGCGGGAGGTGCTCCGCGCCGCCCGGGACCTCCCGGTCGTCCTCGCCACCGGCCACTGCGACCGCGAGGAGACCCTCCGGGTCGCCGACGAGGCCGCCCGGCTGGAACTGCCCCGCCTCCTGCTCACCCACGCCACCCACCCGATGTCCGGCCTTACCCCCGCCGACCTCGCCGGGCTGGCGGACCTGCCCGGCCTCTACGTCGAACTCACCGCGCTGATGCTGCTGCTCGGCCACCGCGACCCGGGCCACCTCGCCGAACTGGTCCGCGCCCACCCCCGGGTCGTCTTCAGCTCCGACCTGGGCCAGCCCGAGCAGCCCGTTCCGGCCGCCTGGCCGGACCGCAACCGGGAGTGGTTCCGGTCCGCCGGGCTCACCACGGCGGAGATCGGCGCCGTGACGCGGCGGAACCCGGCCGCGCTCCTGGCCCCCTGA
- a CDS encoding isocitrate/isopropylmalate family dehydrogenase translates to MPTPPTTKSVAVLPGDGIGPEVVDAALAAVERLDLPLDLRFGDIGWDCWRQEGDPVPQRTWKLLEETDTCLLGAITSKPLRETEDELVPELRGTGLHYVSPVIQLRQRLGLYANIRPVTDLDDGRFDFTVIRENTEGLYAGLDLHGLDGALWEAVRHHPNAAASGPEHTSVTLRLQTRFGIDRLLRFGFEHARARGKSLLTLVDKPMVLRNSSNHLRERLELIAGEYPGIETEILNVDAVALWMVRRPERFGVLVAENMFGDILSDLGAGVMGGLGLAPSGNIGDHGSYFEPVHGSAPSMAGQDRANPMAMLLTVAQLLDHLGLTVPGEELRAAVRGVARARTTVTYDLGGTAGTREVAGAVAGALAEAPRSAAPRAAAARDAAARSAAASVDGAAGDGGTAADEVVDRLARLDTASVSDALDSLGLPGVLAGLAARVPGARTAGRAYTVTYRPVEDTGSGFRNAANYLDEVPAGSFVVVDNGGSTDCTNWGSLLTAVARSRGARGTALFGSARDIAEIRAAGYPLFSTGVTMVSGKNRVELAATGRDITIGEVTIRPGDVVVADDNGVLVVPAGRAAEVADRAERVEATEAAIARAVADGTRLDEARRTFGYAKPWEGPARGTGDA, encoded by the coding sequence ATGCCCACCCCACCCACGACGAAGAGCGTCGCCGTCCTGCCCGGCGACGGCATCGGCCCCGAGGTCGTCGACGCCGCGCTCGCCGCCGTCGAGCGCCTGGACCTCCCGCTCGACCTGCGCTTCGGCGACATCGGCTGGGACTGCTGGCGGCAGGAGGGCGACCCGGTGCCCCAGCGCACCTGGAAGCTCCTGGAGGAGACCGACACCTGCCTGCTCGGCGCCATCACCAGCAAGCCCCTCCGCGAGACCGAGGACGAACTCGTCCCCGAACTGCGCGGCACCGGCCTCCACTACGTCTCGCCCGTCATCCAACTCCGCCAGCGGCTCGGCCTCTACGCCAACATCCGCCCCGTCACCGACCTCGACGACGGCCGGTTCGACTTCACCGTCATCCGGGAGAACACCGAGGGCCTCTACGCCGGGCTCGACCTGCACGGCCTCGACGGCGCCCTCTGGGAGGCGGTGCGCCACCACCCGAACGCCGCCGCCTCCGGCCCCGAGCACACCAGCGTCACGCTGCGCCTCCAGACCCGGTTCGGCATCGACCGGCTGCTGCGCTTCGGCTTCGAGCACGCCCGGGCCCGCGGGAAGAGCCTGCTCACCCTCGTCGACAAGCCGATGGTGCTGCGCAACAGCAGCAACCACCTGCGCGAGCGGCTCGAACTGATCGCGGGCGAGTACCCCGGGATCGAGACCGAGATCCTCAACGTCGACGCCGTCGCGCTCTGGATGGTCCGCCGGCCCGAGCGGTTCGGCGTGCTCGTCGCCGAGAACATGTTCGGCGACATCCTCTCCGACCTCGGCGCCGGCGTCATGGGCGGCCTCGGCCTCGCCCCCAGCGGCAACATCGGCGACCACGGCAGCTACTTCGAGCCCGTGCACGGATCCGCCCCCTCGATGGCCGGCCAGGACAGGGCCAACCCGATGGCCATGCTGCTCACCGTCGCCCAACTGCTCGACCACCTCGGCCTGACGGTGCCCGGCGAGGAACTGCGCGCCGCCGTCCGCGGCGTCGCCCGCGCCCGGACCACCGTCACCTACGACCTCGGCGGTACGGCCGGTACCCGCGAGGTCGCCGGGGCCGTGGCCGGTGCACTGGCGGAGGCCCCCCGGTCCGCCGCCCCCCGGGCCGCGGCCGCCCGGGACGCGGCCGCCCGGTCCGCCGCCGCGTCCGTCGACGGCGCGGCGGGCGACGGCGGGACGGCGGCCGACGAGGTCGTCGACCGGCTGGCCCGCCTGGACACCGCCTCGGTCTCCGACGCGCTGGACAGCCTCGGCCTGCCCGGCGTCCTGGCCGGACTGGCCGCCCGCGTGCCCGGTGCCCGCACCGCCGGCCGCGCCTACACCGTCACCTACCGGCCCGTCGAGGACACCGGGAGCGGCTTCCGCAACGCGGCGAACTACCTCGACGAGGTACCCGCCGGCTCCTTCGTCGTCGTCGACAACGGCGGCAGCACCGACTGCACCAACTGGGGCTCGCTGCTCACCGCCGTCGCGCGGAGCCGGGGCGCACGGGGCACCGCGCTGTTCGGCTCGGCCCGCGACATCGCCGAGATCCGGGCCGCCGGGTACCCGCTGTTCAGCACCGGCGTCACCATGGTCAGTGGCAAGAACCGGGTCGAACTCGCCGCCACGGGGCGGGACATCACCATCGGCGAGGTCACAATCCGGCCCGGGGACGTGGTCGTCGCCGACGACAACGGTGTCCTCGTCGTGCCCGCCGGACGCGCCGCCGAGGTGGCCGACCGGGCCGAGCGGGTCGAGGCCACCGAGGCCGCCATCGCCCGGGCGGTCGCGGACGGGACGCGCCTCGACGAGGCCCGCCGGACCTTCGGCTACGCCAAGCCGTGGGAGGGGCCGGCCCGCGGGACCGGCGATGCCTGA
- a CDS encoding alpha/beta fold hydrolase — MTTHAGPVVPTAVFFPPTAVGTAHALVLAPVTPGWDGGAFFTPVIRTLVGAGLRVTVADTLALWDEEVTTLAGLAARWREVLPTFGPVDLLCGNALGGAVAQALLPDADPATAALLVSGPARSDAVLDGRLGEIADLAAAGRPAAALDLLHRRVLPDGRLPDGRLDGRLLDGRLGGRLPDGAPGAGAGAAQAAEPDAEAGRRLAGGLRLLRGIDLTDAVRAHPGPLLQIVGGRSQLVTRRHTAAAPHHLVHVAPRAGMRPHFDQAAEVSALVEALLHEKGLR, encoded by the coding sequence GTGACCACCCACGCCGGACCGGTCGTGCCGACGGCGGTCTTCTTCCCCCCGACCGCCGTCGGCACGGCGCACGCCCTGGTCCTCGCCCCGGTCACCCCGGGCTGGGACGGCGGCGCCTTCTTCACCCCGGTCATCCGCACGCTGGTCGGGGCCGGACTGCGGGTCACCGTCGCCGACACCCTCGCCCTCTGGGACGAGGAGGTGACCACGCTGGCGGGCCTGGCCGCCCGCTGGCGCGAGGTGCTGCCGACCTTCGGGCCCGTCGACCTGCTCTGCGGGAACGCCCTGGGAGGCGCGGTCGCCCAGGCACTGCTGCCCGACGCCGACCCGGCCACCGCCGCCCTGCTGGTCTCCGGACCGGCCCGCAGCGACGCCGTCCTGGACGGGCGGCTCGGCGAGATCGCCGACCTGGCCGCCGCCGGCCGGCCCGCCGCCGCGCTCGACCTGCTGCACCGCCGGGTCCTGCCGGACGGACGGCTCCCGGACGGACGACTGGACGGACGACTCCTGGACGGACGGCTGGGCGGACGGCTCCCGGACGGCGCACCCGGGGCCGGTGCGGGGGCGGCGCAGGCGGCGGAGCCGGACGCGGAGGCCGGCCGGCGGCTCGCCGGAGGGCTCCGCCTGCTCCGCGGCATCGACCTCACCGACGCCGTCCGCGCCCACCCCGGCCCGCTGCTCCAGATCGTCGGCGGCCGCTCCCAGCTCGTCACCCGGCGGCACACCGCCGCCGCCCCCCACCACCTGGTGCACGTCGCCCCCCGAGCCGGCATGCGCCCGCACTTCGACCAAGCCGCAGAGGTGTCCGCACTCGTCGAGGCACTCCTGCACGAGAAGGGACTCCGGTAA
- a CDS encoding FAD-binding protein: protein MSATSAPVPAYDLIVVGFGAAGLSAALSFAEATEGRDRPVRIAVLERSGKEERGGATRWTGAFLRIDRQRQLDTDWAEHVHRVSGGLADLDYCRTVERDTPGTLAFVEKHGVEIAFQDFPLPHTFAAGTPSMAPPASPRGGGAAIVEHLGAALEADPRVEIRYLTEALRLSTDEDGAVDGVIVRGPDGLTRTLAGRAVVLACGGFEGNPEMLTRYVGRNACDLPLIAPGIAANRGDALRMALELGADTAGQFDGIHAEPVDTRTGKADAVLYGFAAGIFVNGRLERFFDEGRDTWDNTFEHVGYEIWRNQDQEAYWIADAKTLAIPGIANSLLTDVPPEQADTLAGLADKLGVDAEALEKTVAEFNAAVAPGEFDPTRLDGKHTVGLTPAKSNWATPLDTAPFIGIPVTAAICFTYGGVRTDLAGRVVTPSGTAIPGLYAAGEATGLFYHAYPPATSVLRSLVFGRRAAHHVAAAQSV, encoded by the coding sequence ATGTCAGCCACGTCCGCCCCGGTCCCCGCGTACGACCTGATCGTCGTCGGATTCGGCGCCGCCGGCCTCTCGGCCGCCCTGTCCTTCGCCGAGGCGACGGAAGGCCGGGACCGGCCCGTCCGGATCGCGGTCCTGGAGCGCTCCGGCAAGGAGGAGCGCGGCGGAGCCACCCGCTGGACGGGCGCCTTCCTGCGGATCGACCGGCAGCGGCAGCTCGACACCGACTGGGCCGAGCACGTCCACCGGGTCTCCGGCGGCCTCGCCGACCTCGACTACTGCCGCACCGTCGAGCGCGACACCCCCGGCACCCTCGCGTTCGTCGAGAAGCACGGCGTCGAGATCGCCTTCCAGGACTTCCCGCTGCCGCACACCTTCGCGGCCGGCACCCCGTCCATGGCCCCGCCGGCCAGCCCGCGCGGCGGCGGCGCCGCCATCGTCGAGCACCTCGGCGCCGCCCTGGAGGCGGACCCGCGGGTCGAGATCCGCTACCTGACCGAGGCCCTGCGCCTCTCCACCGACGAGGACGGCGCGGTCGACGGCGTCATCGTCCGCGGCCCCGACGGCCTCACCCGCACGCTGGCCGGCCGCGCCGTCGTACTCGCCTGCGGCGGCTTCGAGGGCAACCCCGAGATGCTCACCCGGTACGTCGGGCGGAACGCCTGCGACCTGCCGCTGATCGCCCCCGGGATCGCCGCCAACCGCGGTGACGCGCTGCGGATGGCGCTGGAGCTCGGGGCCGACACCGCGGGCCAGTTCGACGGCATCCACGCCGAGCCGGTCGACACCCGCACCGGCAAGGCCGACGCGGTGCTCTACGGCTTCGCAGCCGGGATCTTCGTCAACGGCCGGCTGGAGCGCTTCTTCGACGAGGGCCGCGACACCTGGGACAACACCTTCGAGCACGTCGGCTACGAGATCTGGAGGAACCAGGACCAGGAGGCGTACTGGATCGCCGACGCCAAGACCCTGGCCATCCCGGGCATCGCGAACTCCCTGCTGACCGACGTGCCGCCGGAGCAGGCCGACACCCTGGCCGGTCTCGCCGACAAGCTGGGCGTCGACGCCGAGGCCCTGGAGAAGACCGTCGCCGAGTTCAACGCGGCCGTCGCGCCCGGGGAGTTCGACCCCACCCGGCTGGACGGCAAGCACACCGTCGGACTCACCCCGGCCAAGTCCAACTGGGCCACCCCGCTGGACACCGCGCCGTTCATCGGCATCCCGGTGACCGCCGCGATCTGCTTCACCTACGGCGGCGTCCGCACCGACCTCGCCGGCCGGGTGGTCACCCCGTCCGGCACGGCGATCCCCGGCCTGTACGCGGCGGGCGAGGCCACCGGCCTCTTCTACCACGCCTACCCGCCGGCCACCTCGGTGCTGCGCTCGCTGGTCTTCGGCCGCCGCGCCGCGCACCACGTGGCCGCCGCCCAGTCCGTCTGA